ATTCGGCCGCGACCGACAAGCCGACCGCGTCCGCGGCAACTGAAACACCCGCGGCTACCGAGGCACCCGCGGCAACTGAAACACCCGTTGCTACCGAGGCACCCACTGCGACAGAGGCTCCCGCTGACGCGCCTGTGGAAGCGACCGGCGAGCCCATCAAGGTGGGCAATGTGAGCTCGCTTACTGGTGGCGCTCTCTTTCCGGAGGCCTCCGTGGCGGCCAAGGCGGTATTCGACCGAGTTAACGCCGGCGGCGGAATCAACGGGCGACCAATCCAGTTGGTCGTCGAAGACGACGCGGGGACTCCCGAAGGCGCTGCTACCGCGGGTCGCAAGCTAGTGGAGCAAGACAATGTTGTTGCCATGGTCGGTTCGGCCAGCACACTGGAATGCGCGGTCAACTCGGCCTTTTACGCTGAGAAGGGGGTCTATTCGATCCAGGGCACGGGGGTAGACCCGCTTTGCTTCTTGTCGTCGAATATCTCCCCGGTCAACACCGGTCCGTACGCCGGAATCACCGTGTCCCTCTTCTACGCGTCCGAGACCCTCGGACTGGAGGACGTCTGCAACGTCAACCTATTCGTCATACCCGATTTGGCACCGGCATTCGACGCCGCAGTGGAGAGATGGGAAGCACTCACCGGCAAGACCCTCACCCTGAGGGTCGGAGCCGCCACGCTGGAA
This portion of the bacterium genome encodes:
- a CDS encoding ABC transporter substrate-binding protein gives rise to the protein MKNHSKLLVLLATLLALVLVASACGNDDDDTDSAATDKPTASAATETPAATEAPAATETPVATEAPTATEAPADAPVEATGEPIKVGNVSSLTGGALFPEASVAAKAVFDRVNAGGGINGRPIQLVVEDDAGTPEGAATAGRKLVEQDNVVAMVGSASTLECAVNSAFYAEKGVYSIQGTGVDPLCFLSSNISPVNTGPYAGITVSLFYASETLGLEDVCNVNLFVIPDLAPAFDAAVERWEALTGKTLTLRVGAATLEDDPTPLMLQARDAGCDAVVIDGVEPHALAVGRAIESQSLSDIIWIGLTSYYTDSIASQLGSAGNGLRANSEFEPYGSDSPVLDDWRSLMTDAGVPLTSFAQGGYIAATIFVEALRGINGEITRESVAEAMRTLEPYETPLLGTPYTFGPGETHAPNQASKFVELRDGEWVTVADDWVILPG